A region from the Alnus glutinosa chromosome 5, dhAlnGlut1.1, whole genome shotgun sequence genome encodes:
- the LOC133869252 gene encoding ankyrin repeat-containing protein NPR4-like, whose product MVRMMVCKDYIPKPRWYQRGYFEDQEYVLHPPLPRPRPPPPPAAAPPPPAEKPRPAPHPQPEADDHAGDARMSQGELGQTKVEEASSTGDVRRTETNEREKRLKYLQIYLPLYRAGLEGDWQATKAILERYPDAVRLPISEDKQTILHIATLAKNYSFVTETLKRMRPDDLELEDTDHNTALYYAALSGSVDIAKEMVNMNQKLPLIGRPSGTVKLLPLHAASMLPNKKMVEYLFSATPFEQLTATERINLLISTIHADFYDVALDILKKDATLATTEDSEGRIALEVLAYKTFAVGSRSQMSTSWYKEGWKKPVMPRLAHELIDCLWKSNQKLEDKNPVMPTSAHGSLIEDLWKNIQTLPDKEFLDFVEKHSSLLFVAAELGNVEFLTILLRSHPDLMWKIDSDNRNLFHISVLHRQESVFNLIHEIGAFKDMIALCVDKNQNTMLHLVGHLAPTSRLKIVSGAVLQMQRELLWFKEIENIMPPAYLNSKNLAGKTPQDIFTEEHKKLQREGEKWMNKTANNCMLVATLIVTVVFAAAFTVPGGNHQEYGIPLLLKNKWFTVFFVSDVIAMLFASTSILIFFSSILTSRYKEEDFLESLPKRLVFGLTALFISIVGMMVAFSAACILVYKRKTTWIPFVIIAVAVLPIVLFVWLINDLLLDIFSSTFWPRSHFGPRKHGLFKQKVAVDPNKIDH is encoded by the exons ATGGTACGGATGATGGTGTGTAAAGATTACATACCAAAGCCGAGATGGTACCAAAGGGGTTATTTTGAAGATCAGGAATATGTTTTACATCCTCCTCTTCCTCGTCCtcgtcctcctcctcctccagcCGCTGCTCCTCCACCTCCAGCTGAAAAACCGAGGCCTGCTCCTCATCCACAACCAGAAGCAGATGATCATGCGGGAGATGCAAGGATGTCACAAGGAGAATTGGGGCAGACAAAAGTGGAGGAGGCAAGCTCAACGGGAGATGTTCGAAGGACTGAAACTAATGAGA GGGAAAAGAGATTGAAATACCTTCAAATCTATCTTCCCCTCTATCGAGCTGGCCTAGAAGGTGATTGGCAAGCTACTAAGGCCATACTTGAGAGATATCCAGATGCCGTTCGACTTCCCATATCAGAAGACAAGCAAACTATTCTTCACATTGCAACGTTAGCAAAAAACTATTCTTTTGTAACAGAAACGCTAAAAAGGATGCGTCCGGATGACTTAGAATTGGAAGACACGGACCATAACACCGCCCTTTACTATGCTGCTTTGTCAGGAAGTGTAGACATTGCCAAGGAGATGGTGAACATGAACCAAAAACTGCCATTGATCGGCCGTCCTTCGGGAACCGTTAAACTACTACCACTTCATGCGGCATCGATgcttccaaataaaaaaatggtggaGTATCTATTCTCTGCGACTCCTTTTGAACAGTTGACTGCTACTGAACGCATTAATCTCCTTATTTCTACAATTCACGCTGATTTTTATG ATGTAGCATTGGATATTCTGAAAAAGGATGCAACGTTAGCAACTACCGAGGACAGCGAAGGGCGCATAGCATTGGAAGTGTTGGCATACAAAACTTTTGCAGTTGGCAGTAGAAGTCAGATGTCAACATCCT GGTACAAAGAGGGTTGGAAGAAACCTGTCATGCCGAGGTTAGCCCATGAATTAATTGACTGCCTTTGGAAAAGTAATCAAAAATTGGAAGACAAGAATCCTGTCATGCCGACGTCAGCCCATGGATCTTTAATTGAGGACCTTTggaaaaatattcaaacattgCCAGACAAAGAGTTCTTAGACTTCGTTGAGAAACATTCCTCTTTACTTTTTGTTGCTGCGGAATTGGGGAATGTTGAATTTTTAACCATACTTTTACGCTCTCATCCCGATCTCATGTGGAAGATTGATTCAGACAACAGAAATTTATTTCACATTTCTGTTTTACATCGACAAGAGAGTGTATTCAATCTAATACATGAAATAGGCGCTTTCAAGGATATGATTGCACTCTGTGTTGACAAAAATCAGAACACCATGCTACACTTGGTTGGACACTTGGCTCCTACAAGCAGGTTAAAAATCGTATCAGGAGCAGTCCTTCAAATGCAACGGGAATTGTTGTGGTTTAAG GAGATCGAAAATATAATGCCGCCTGCATACTTGAATTCGAAGAATTTAGCAGGCAAAACACCCCAAGATATATTTACTGAGGAACATAAAAAGTTACAAAGAGAAGGTGAAAAGTGGATGAATAAGACAGCAAACAATTGCATGCTTGTGGCAACATTAATTGTTACAGTCGTTTTTGCTGCAGCCTTCACTGTACCGGGTGGAAACCATCAAGAATATGGCATTCCTCTCTTgctgaaaaataaatggtttaCGGTATTCTTCGTATCAGATGTAATCGCAATGTTATTTGCTTCGACCTcgatattaatatttttttcatcaatTCTAACATCTCGTTACAAGGAAGAAGATTTCCTCGAATCTTTACCCAAGAGGTTGGTGTTTGGACTCACTGCACTTTTCATCTCCATAGTAGGCATGATGGTCGCCTTCAGTGCAGCTTGCATTTTGGTCTATAAGAGGAAAACGACATGGATTCCGTTTGTTATAATTGCTGTAGCTGTTCTCccaattgttttgtttgtttggctaATTAACGATCTTTTGCTTGATATATTCAGCTCAACATTCTGGCCTAGATCTCATTTTGGGCCACGTAAACATGGGCTTTTCAAGCAAAAGGTAGCTGTCGACCCCAACAAAATTGATCACTAG
- the LOC133868618 gene encoding uncharacterized protein LOC133868618, with translation MEENNSNINNLDSSMQTQKETEIWTPGISNLSFAQDVDCQNSNSLPNEDEGLKNYREHNDLLSADGIAIQGLDVCRECETKLPQGSREELNDQRRDYEASHQKQGRYFFYDSPLSEETGVWIPVSVPPMLESEHKEWARGFHSNGGYFPEGDMGWNQFLGEEKELSMWDVMVEMLLVARGKVGAIASGDIHRCTFSWVSSPLLEQAWKEMAQTLTEANFGNAREILDAEPPKWLADSAASTCMLCGVRFHPIICSRHHCRFCGGIFCGECSKGRSLLPAKFRVGDPQRVCDVCCVRLDSVQPYLMDQVSHAAQSPTHDLTDLSTLRSWVNFPWGQSMEYEIYKAANTIQAYNKVPEKKIPDAILRQAKGLAIITVVKVGMMVTYNIGTGLVVARREDGSWSPPSAISTFGAGWGAQAGGELTDFIIVLRTTDAVKTFSGNIHLSVGAGLSAAVGIVGRAAEADVRAGDGGYAACYTYSCSKGAFVGCSLEGSIVTTRTRENSRFYGSQSLTALDILLGSLPRPPAAAILYRSLADLYQKLEGVIGWG, from the exons ATGGAAGAGAACAACAGCAACATCAACAACCTTGATTCTTCGATGCAGACCCAGAAAGAAACCGAGATTTGGACGCCTGGGATTTCCAACTTGTCCTTTGCCCAAGATGTAGATTGCCAGAATTCCAATTCTCTCccg AATGAAGATGAGGGGCTCAAAAATTACAGAGAGCATAATGATTTGCTGTCTGCTGATGGTATCGCGATCCAAGGATTGGATGTGTGTCGAGAATGTGAGACCAAGTTACCTCAAGGCTCCAGGGAAGAACTGAATGATCAGAGAAGAGACTATGAGGCTAGCCATCAGAAGCAAGGAAGATACTTTTTTTATGACTCGCCCCTATCTGAAGAAACTGGGGTTTGGATACCTGTCTCTGTTCCACCTATGTTGGAAAGCGAGCACAAAGAGTGGGCCAGAGGTTTTCACTCGAATGGGGGTTACTTCCCTGAAGGAGACATGGGGTGGAACCAGTTCCTTGGAGAAGAAAAGGAGCTGAGTATGTGGGATGTGATGGTGGAGATGTTACTTGTGGCACGCGGGAAAGTGGGTGCGATTGCTTCGGGTGACATCCACAGGTGTACATTCTCATGGGTATCAAGCCCTCTACTTGAGCAAGCTTGGAAAGAGATGGCCCAAACTCTGACGGAGGCTAATTTCGGCAATGCGAGGGAAATACTTGATGCGGAGCCACCAAAATGGTTGGCTGACAGTGCTGCTTCTACTTGTATGCTATGTGGTGTGCGGTTTCATCCGATCATTTGCTCCAGGCATCACTGCCGGTTTTGCGGAGGAATATTCTGTGGTGAATGCTCTAAAGGAAGGAGTTTGTTGCCTGCAAAGTTTCGTGTTGGGGATCCCCAACGGGTCTGTGATGTATGTTGTGTACGCCTTGATTCTGTCCAGCCATACTTGATGGACCAAGTAAGTCATGCTGCTCAGTCACCAACTCATGACCTGACAGACCTCAGTACTTTGAGATCATGGGTTAATTTTCCTTGGGGACAGTCCATGGAATACGAGATCTATAAGGCAGCCAATACTATCCAGGCTTATAATAAG GTACCTGAGAAAAAAATTCCAGATGCCATTCTACGACAAGCAAAAGGCCTTGCAATCATTACTGTCGTGAAAGTCGGGATGATGGTTACCTACAATATTGGAACTGGACTTGTGGTTGCACGTAGAGAAGATGGTTCATGGTCCCCACCATCTGCCATTTCTACATTTGGTGCGGGGTGGGGGGCTCAG GCTGGAGGCGAATTGACGGATTTCATTATTGTGTTGAGAACAACTGATGCTGTCAAGACATTTAGTGGTAATATCCATCTTTCAGTTGGAGCTGGTTTGAGTGCAGCAGTGGGAATTGTAGGAAGGGCAGCTGAAGCTGATGTAAGAGCTGGTGATGGTGGTTATGCTGCTTGTTATACATACAGCTGCAGTAAAG GTGCATTCGTCGGATGTTCACTTGAAGGTAGTATTGTCACCACCCGAACAAGGGAGAATTCTCGATTCTATGGCAGCCAGTCATTGACTGCATTAGATATACTTCTCGGCTCCCTGCCGAGGCCGCCTGCTGCTGCCATTCTCTATCGTTCTCTTGCAGATTTGTATCAGAAGCTCGAAGGGGTGATTGGATGGGGGTGA
- the LOC133868796 gene encoding uncharacterized protein LOC133868796, which translates to MVSKISKRTPTKSIKDCRKSNHQHRRRHRRKSPAKNVIASINKSLFACHRRLVKLFSKLARIATPSPNRHNKGYKILHKIPELEQPESETSVRKALVFDNIEPARLPPLIAPKRTVVLDLDETLVHSKMDPPPDRFDFLVRPRIDGEIMNFYVQKRPGVDDLLAALGERFEVVVFTAGRREYASLVLDRLDRKGVVAHALYRDACKEIDGKYVKDLSGLGRDLRRVLIVDDNPNAYGLQPENAIPIVPFTGDLGDRELGRLMEFLEGCDGVEDMREAVKLYVGADQDAKKTL; encoded by the coding sequence ATGGTGTCGAAGATCTCCAAGAGGACCCCAACGAAGTCCATCAAAGACTGCCGGAAAAGCAACCACCAGCATCGGCGGCGCCACAGGCGGAAATCTCCGGCGAAGAACGTGATCGCCTCCATCAACAAGTCGCTCTTCGCGTGCCATCGCCGCCTCGTCAAGCTCTTCTCCAAGTTGGCCCGAATCGCCACCCCCAGCCCGAACCGCCACAACAAGGGCTACAAGATCCTCCACAAAATCCCCGAACTCGAACAACCCGAATCCGAAACCAGTGTACGGAAAGCCCTCGTGTTCGACAACATAGAACCAGCGCGTCTCCCGCCGCTGATCGCGCCGAAGAGAACGGTGGTTTTGGACTTAGACGAGACCCTGGTCCACTCCAAAATGGACCCACCGCCGGACCGGTTCGACTTCCTGGTGAGGCCGAGGATCGACGGCGAGATCATGAACTTTTACGTGCAGAAGCGGCCAGGTGTCGACGATCTACTGGCCGCGCTGGGTGAGCGATTCGAGGTCGTGGTGTTCACGGCAGGGCGAAGAGAGTACGCGTCGCTGGTGTTGGACAGGCTCGACCGGAAAGGCGTGGTGGCCCACGCGCTGTACCGGGACGCGTGCAAGGAGATAGATGGGAAGTACGTGAAGGACTTGTCCGGGCTGGGGAGGGACCTGAGGCGCGTGTTGATCGTGGACGACAACCCGAATGCCTACGGGTTGCAGCCGGAGAACGCGATTCCTATCGTACCCTTTACGGGGGATCTCGGGGACAGAGAGTTGGGGAGGTTGATGGAGTTCTTGGAGGGTTGCGATGGGGTTGAGGATATGAGGGAGGCTGTGAAGCTCTATGTGGGTGCTGATCAGGATGCTAAAAAAACACTTTGA